Proteins from a single region of Streptomyces spinoverrucosus:
- a CDS encoding CPBP family intramembrane glutamic endopeptidase: MPVVCVVAVLVVANLVNNWLLRGPVAYVLTCVVATVVLLLIARWDGLTRAELGVDAAGVRRGLRWAPVLVGGVLVVCLLLLAVPAGRAVFQDARAAGLTSGELLWNVLVRVPLGTVLLEETAFRGVLWAMIRRRHGTAWATAGSSVLFGLWHVLPSRGLNRSNAAVGTAFGSGPADAAVTVAVAVVAMVAAGAVLCELRRRSGSLLAPAALHWAINGFGYALSWAVPRWWPAA, translated from the coding sequence ATGCCGGTCGTCTGTGTCGTTGCCGTCCTCGTCGTCGCGAATCTCGTCAACAACTGGCTCCTGCGCGGTCCCGTTGCGTACGTCCTGACCTGTGTCGTCGCGACGGTCGTCCTGCTGCTGATCGCCCGCTGGGACGGGCTCACCCGGGCCGAGCTGGGAGTCGACGCGGCGGGGGTGCGGCGAGGGCTGCGGTGGGCGCCCGTTCTCGTCGGTGGCGTTCTCGTCGTCTGTCTGCTGCTTCTCGCCGTACCGGCCGGACGGGCCGTGTTCCAGGACGCCAGGGCCGCCGGTCTGACCAGCGGGGAGTTGCTCTGGAACGTTCTCGTGCGCGTACCTCTCGGCACCGTGCTGCTGGAGGAGACCGCCTTCCGGGGTGTGCTGTGGGCCATGATCCGGCGTCGGCACGGCACGGCGTGGGCGACCGCCGGCTCCTCGGTGCTCTTCGGCCTGTGGCACGTGCTGCCCTCCCGTGGCCTCAACCGCTCCAACGCCGCCGTGGGGACGGCGTTCGGAAGCGGTCCTGCGGACGCGGCGGTGACCGTCGCGGTGGCCGTCGTCGCCATGGTCGCCGCCGGGGCGGTCCTGTGCGAACTGCGCCGCCGCTCCGGCAGCCTGCTGGCGCCCGCCGCGCTGCACTGGGCGATCAACGGCTTCGGCTACGCCCTTTCCTGGGCGGTACCTCGCTGGTGGCCCGCCGCGTGA
- a CDS encoding SACE_7040 family transcriptional regulator, with protein MAMRTDAPTRREQILKEAARLFAERGFHGVGVDEIGAAVGISGPGLYRHFPGKDAMLAELLVGISGQLLTGGKRRVAEADGDPEAVLDSLIEGHIDFALDDRPLITLHDRELDRLRDSDRKLVRQLQRQYVELWVEVVRQVYPALSEPTARSAVHSVFGLLNSTPHLGRPGSLPGRGATAELLHRMARGAFGAVGS; from the coding sequence ATGGCCATGCGAACCGACGCCCCCACCCGCCGCGAGCAGATCCTCAAGGAAGCCGCCCGACTCTTCGCCGAGCGCGGCTTCCATGGCGTCGGCGTGGACGAGATAGGTGCCGCGGTCGGCATCAGCGGCCCCGGCCTCTACCGGCACTTCCCGGGCAAGGACGCGATGCTCGCCGAGCTGCTGGTGGGCATCAGCGGCCAGCTCCTGACCGGTGGGAAGCGCCGGGTCGCGGAGGCGGACGGGGATCCCGAGGCGGTCCTCGACTCGCTCATCGAGGGCCATATCGACTTCGCGCTCGACGACCGCCCGCTCATCACCCTGCACGACCGGGAGCTGGACCGCCTCCGGGACAGCGACCGCAAGCTGGTGCGGCAGCTGCAGCGGCAGTACGTCGAGCTGTGGGTGGAGGTGGTGCGTCAGGTGTACCCGGCCCTGTCCGAGCCGACGGCTCGTTCGGCGGTCCACTCGGTCTTCGGTCTGCTGAACTCGACGCCGCATCTGGGGCGTCCGGGGTCCTTGCCGGGGCGGGGGGCTACGGCGGAGTTGTTGCATCGGATGGCGCGGGGGGCGTTCGGGGCGGTGGGTTCGTAG